Proteins encoded within one genomic window of Cyanobium sp. Tous-M-B4:
- a CDS encoding beta-ketoacyl synthase, with product MRKPPERLAVTGWGSINPLGNDPESTWQAILSGRSGVRALADEWAKDLPIRLAGCVQQDLIETLEPLLQRRLDRCSQLALLAARQAWAQASPHLSGVDPARIAVVIGTGIGGLATLERQHTILLNAGPTRVNPLTVPMLIPNAAASHIAIDLGLHGGAHTPVSACASGAEALLLAQLLINDNRADVVLAGGTEAPVNRLGLVGFAAMRALSSRNEEPEQASRPYGKDRDGFVLSEGAGVLVLQRERDLASGAPAPLGILQACGCSSDGHHIVAPEPEGLQASQAIADALQRADLTVADLSFVQAHATGTPVGDLAESRALRRGLGNALDHMPVTAPKGQFGHLLGAAGAVETILALQALRQGIVPRSLNSNPLDPAINLAVVQQESLALPSRNSERYALKNAFGFGGHNISLILAA from the coding sequence CGATAAACCCATTAGGGAACGACCCCGAAAGCACTTGGCAAGCAATTCTCTCTGGACGCTCCGGAGTTAGGGCACTCGCTGATGAATGGGCGAAAGACCTGCCGATCAGGTTGGCAGGCTGCGTACAGCAAGATCTAATTGAGACCTTGGAGCCTTTACTACAACGGCGCCTGGATCGCTGTTCCCAGCTGGCCCTTCTAGCAGCCCGTCAAGCATGGGCTCAGGCTTCACCGCACCTCTCAGGTGTAGATCCTGCCCGAATTGCAGTTGTGATCGGCACAGGGATCGGTGGCCTGGCCACACTTGAGCGCCAGCACACCATCCTGCTGAATGCGGGCCCGACGCGGGTGAACCCCCTGACCGTGCCAATGCTGATACCAAATGCAGCGGCAAGCCATATTGCGATCGACCTTGGACTGCACGGAGGGGCCCATACGCCGGTTTCAGCTTGCGCATCTGGCGCCGAAGCCCTGCTGCTGGCCCAGCTACTGATCAATGACAATCGGGCTGACGTGGTTTTAGCCGGTGGCACAGAAGCCCCTGTGAATCGACTGGGATTGGTCGGGTTTGCCGCAATGCGGGCCCTCTCTAGTCGTAACGAGGAGCCTGAGCAGGCTTCAAGGCCCTATGGCAAGGACAGGGACGGTTTCGTGCTGTCAGAGGGCGCAGGCGTATTGGTATTGCAAAGGGAGCGGGACCTAGCCAGCGGAGCACCTGCTCCCTTGGGAATACTCCAGGCCTGCGGTTGCAGCAGCGATGGTCACCACATCGTTGCTCCTGAACCAGAAGGCCTGCAAGCAAGCCAAGCGATCGCCGATGCCCTGCAACGGGCGGATCTGACAGTGGCGGACCTCAGCTTCGTTCAGGCTCACGCCACGGGCACACCAGTGGGAGACCTGGCAGAGTCGCGAGCCCTGCGCCGCGGCCTAGGCAATGCCCTAGACCACATGCCCGTAACAGCGCCTAAGGGCCAGTTTGGACACCTACTCGGAGCTGCAGGCGCAGTGGAAACGATCCTTGCCCTGCAAGCTTTGCGTCAAGGAATAGTGCCGCGCAGCCTGAACTCAAACCCTCTCGATCCAGCCATAAATCTTGCAGTGGTTCAACAGGAGTCGCTAGCACTGCCAAGCCGTAACAGCGAGCGCTATGCCCTCAAGAATGCCTTCGGCTTCGGCGGCCACAACATCAGCCTGATCCTGGCGGCCTGA